A window from Henckelia pumila isolate YLH828 unplaced genomic scaffold, ASM3356847v2 CTG_466, whole genome shotgun sequence encodes these proteins:
- the LOC140872557 gene encoding DNA repair protein RAD5B-like isoform X1, whose amino-acid sequence MSLLYYTFISTFLEARSENLRKRRKDCLQRCSFYIHHSIFTESDLSSWKLEPSHNATTCPLLTLFKLLKVDPFQKVS is encoded by the exons atgAGTCTGTTATATTATACCTTCATCTCTACTTTCCTGGAAGCTAGATCAGAGAACTTGAGGAAGAGAAGAAAGGATTGCTTACAAAGATGCAG TTTCTATATACACCATTCGATATTCACTGAGAGTGATTTATCGTCTTGGAAGCTTGAGCCATCACACAATGCCACAACTTGTCCTCTTTTGACATTGTTTAAGCTTCTGAAAGTTGACCCTTTTCAAAAG GTTTCTTGA
- the LOC140872557 gene encoding DNA repair protein RAD5B-like isoform X2, protein MSLLYYTFISTFLEARSENLRKRRKDCLQRCSFYIHHSIFTESDLSSWKLEPSHNATTCPLLTLFKLLKVDPFQKE, encoded by the exons atgAGTCTGTTATATTATACCTTCATCTCTACTTTCCTGGAAGCTAGATCAGAGAACTTGAGGAAGAGAAGAAAGGATTGCTTACAAAGATGCAG TTTCTATATACACCATTCGATATTCACTGAGAGTGATTTATCGTCTTGGAAGCTTGAGCCATCACACAATGCCACAACTTGTCCTCTTTTGACATTGTTTAAGCTTCTGAAAGTTGACCCTTTTCAAAAG GAGTAA